DNA from Microbacterium sp. SORGH_AS_0969:
GCCACGAGGGGCGCCGTCGCGAGGGCGAGCCCGTATCCCGCCAGCGTGAGCGCGGAGCCCGAGAGCACGATCAGCGCCTGCTCGGGCAGCAGCCGGAGGTCCAGGCGTCCGAGGCCCATCCCGGCGAGCAGGAAGGCGATCCACACGGGGAAGGGGTAGTGCCACCCGAGAGCCGCTGCCAGCTCGTCGCCCCCGCGACCCGACCAGATCGGCGCGGCGTCGAGCACGGGCTGGATCCACGGCATGACGAGCGCCAGCGCTCCCGCGGTGAGGAAGAGCGCCCGAGAGCGCATCCCGAGGAACGGCAGCGACAGCACGAACAGCAGGGCGTATGCGGGCAGGATCACGTAAACCGGCACGCCCGTCATCACGAGCAGGATGCCGATGACCCACAGCAACGCGCCCCTCATCGCCAGTCGCGCCGAGGCGCGGGTGCGGCGGTACCCCTGGACCGGTCGCGTCCCGCCGGTGACGAGCGAGATCGACACGCCCGCGAGGACCGCGAACAGGATCGAGGAACGCCCGTTGACGATGTCGAGCCACGACGAGGGGTCTCCCGCGACGAAGTCCTCGGTGTCGAGCAGATGCGCGGCCAGCATGCCCACGACCGCGAGGCCCCGGGCGAGGTCGACGCCGGCCAGCCGGCCCGGCCCGTCGAAACGGGTCCAGAGCCGGCGTGGCCGGGACGTCAGTTCTGGCGCAGAAGCCACACCAACAGCGCCTTCTGGGCGTGGAGCCGGTTCTCGGCCTCGTCCCACACAACGCTCTGGGGGCCGTCGATGACCTCGGCGTCGACCTCGTAGCCGCGGTCGGCGGGAAGGCAGTGGATGAAGATCGCCTCGTCGTCGGCGAGGGCCATGAGCTCGCTCGTGACCTTGAATCCGCCCAGATCGCGGATCCGCGCGAGCTTCTCCTCTTCCTTGCCCATCGACACCCACGTGTCGGTGACGATGACGTCGGCCCCGGATGCCGCGGCCTCGGGGTCGTCGCTGAGGGTGATCGATCCGCCGGTCTCGGCGGCGATCCGCTCGGCATCCGCGATCACGTCGGCGCGCGGCGCGTAGTCCGTGGGAGCCGCGACGCGGACGTGCATGCCCGCGGTGACGCCCGCGAGCACGTACGAGTGGGCCATGTTGCTCTGGCCGTCGCCGAAGAACGACAGCGTGAGCCCCTTCAGCTCGCCCTTGTGCTCGCGGATCGTGAGCAGGTCGGCGAGGAGCTGGCAGGGGTGGAAGTCGTCGCTGAGGGCGTTGACGACCGGGACGCGCGTTCCGCGCGCCATCTCTTCGAGCCCCGCCTGCGCGTAGGTGCGCCACACGATCGCGGCGACCTGACGCTCCAGCACTCGGGCGGTGTCGGAGGGCGTCTCCTTGCCGCCGAGCTGGCTGTTCGCGGTCGAGATGATCAGCGGCGACCCGCCGAGATCGGCGATACCGACGGCGAACGAGACGCGCGTGCGGGTCGAGGACTTGTCGAAGATCACCGCGACGGTCTGCGGGCCCGCGAGCGGCTTCTGCGCCCAGCGGTCCTTCTTCAGCTCGATCGCGAGGTCGAGGATCTCGGCCTGTTCGGCCGGGGTCAGGTCGTCGTCGCGCAGCAGGTGGCGGGTCACGCGGGAGCTCCTTCGAGGATCAGGGCATCGGAGACGGTGGAGAGCGCGGCCGCGAACAGCTCGAGGAA
Protein-coding regions in this window:
- the argF gene encoding ornithine carbamoyltransferase, producing MTRHLLRDDDLTPAEQAEILDLAIELKKDRWAQKPLAGPQTVAVIFDKSSTRTRVSFAVGIADLGGSPLIISTANSQLGGKETPSDTARVLERQVAAIVWRTYAQAGLEEMARGTRVPVVNALSDDFHPCQLLADLLTIREHKGELKGLTLSFFGDGQSNMAHSYVLAGVTAGMHVRVAAPTDYAPRADVIADAERIAAETGGSITLSDDPEAAASGADVIVTDTWVSMGKEEEKLARIRDLGGFKVTSELMALADDEAIFIHCLPADRGYEVDAEVIDGPQSVVWDEAENRLHAQKALLVWLLRQN
- a CDS encoding heparan-alpha-glucosaminide N-acetyltransferase domain-containing protein; translated protein: MASAPELTSRPRRLWTRFDGPGRLAGVDLARGLAVVGMLAAHLLDTEDFVAGDPSSWLDIVNGRSSILFAVLAGVSISLVTGGTRPVQGYRRTRASARLAMRGALLWVIGILLVMTGVPVYVILPAYALLFVLSLPFLGMRSRALFLTAGALALVMPWIQPVLDAAPIWSGRGGDELAAALGWHYPFPVWIAFLLAGMGLGRLDLRLLPEQALIVLSGSALTLAGYGLALATAPLVAGNAYLSTVLTAEDHSAGLGEVIGSGGFAIAVIGLCLLLCRTPLRWVAVPLRAVGSMPLTAYVVQLLVWAVVALAVLGDTSDLWGIRALELFGPLTLGLIVGCTAWVLTVGRGPLEALVDAIVRLVVGRDAAVPSER